A stretch of Miscanthus floridulus cultivar M001 chromosome 13, ASM1932011v1, whole genome shotgun sequence DNA encodes these proteins:
- the LOC136500988 gene encoding indole-3-glycerol phosphate synthase, chloroplastic-like, whose product MESLLASRSIRSSFSAVVASTRGASPRASRVATLAGTGARARPLRAGPMDDMLNAKELVQWENGLSFNDIAARQGIRIRRHFHPTASLKEIEEELGAPRNILEKIIWDKEIEVAEGHAKKPLEELTQAARKAPPSRDFYGALEAAYKRNGVPALIAEVKKASPSRGVLRENFNPVEIAQAYEKNGAACLSILTDEKYFQGSFENLEKVRTSGVKCPLLCKEFVIDKWQIYNARSKGADAILLIAAVLPDIDIRQFLQICKELGMTALIEVHDEREMERVLKINGVKLIGINNRSLETFVVDTSNTKILLEKHGDSIREEGILVVGESGLFTPDDVAYVQNAGVSAVLVGESLVKQECPGRAIVGLFGKELLH is encoded by the exons ATGGAGTCTCTCCTCGCCTCGCGATCCATTAGGTCTTCCTTCTCCGCCGTCGTCGCTAGCACCAGGGGCGCTTCCCCCAGGGCCTCGCGCGTCGCCACCCTCGCCGGCaccggcgcccgcgcccgcccgctcCGTGCCGGCCCCATG GACGATATGCTGAACGCAAAGGAGCTGGTGCAATGGGAAAATGGCTTGTCATTCAATGACATAGCGGCTAGACAGGGGATTCGCATCCGCAGGCACTTCCACCCCACTGCCTCCTTGAAGGAGATCGAGGAGGAGCTGGGAGCCCCCCGCAATATCCTAGAGAAGATCATTTGGGACAAGGAGATTGAAGTAGCTGAG GGGCATGCTAAGAAGCCTCTTGAGGAGTTGACTCAGGCTGCAAGGAAAGCCCCTCCTTCAAGAGACTTCTATGGCGCTTTAGAAGCTGCCTACAAGCGTAATGGGGTGCCTGCATTGATTGCTGAGGTCAAGAAAGCATCCCCGAGTAGGGGTGTGCTCAGGGAGAACTTTAATCCT GTTGAAATTGCTCAAGCTTATGAAAAGAATGGAGCTGCATGTTTGAGCATTTTGACGGATGAGAAGTACTTTCAG GGAAGTTTTGAGAATCTTGAGAAGGTGCGCACCTCAGGAGTGAAG TGTCCCCTTCTCTGCAAAGAGTTTGTCATTGATAAGTGGCAAATCTATAATGCTCGCTCTAAGGGTGCTGATGCAATTCTACTAATTGCTGCTGTGCTACCAGACATTGACATAAGGCAATTTCTTCAGATTTGCAAAGAGTTGGGAATGACAGCTCTTATTGAG GTTCATGATGAAAGAGAGATGGAGCGTGTGCTGAAGATAAATGGAGTTAAGCTTATTGGTATCAATAACCGAAGCCTTG AGACATTTGTTGTTGATACTTCGAACACCAAGATATTGCTCGAGAAGCATGGTGATAGCATCAGGGAGGAGGGAATTTTG GTTGTTGGTGAATCAGGTCTGTTTACTCCGGATGATGTTGCTTATGTTCAGAATGCTGGCGTTTCTGCT GTTTTGGTTGGGGAGTCCCTGGTGAAGCAAGAGTGCCCTGGACGAGCCATTGTTGGGTTATTTGGCAAAGAACTGCTGCACTGA